The proteins below come from a single Corylus avellana chromosome ca3, CavTom2PMs-1.0 genomic window:
- the LOC132173833 gene encoding elongation factor 1-delta-like isoform X1 — translation MAVTFYDVNSPAGLKKLDDYLLTRSYITSYQASKDDITVYGALSKAPSAEYVNVSRWYNHIDALLRISGVSEEGCGVTVEGSAPITEEAIATPPIGDTKAAAAEDDDDDDVDLFGEETEEEKKAAEERAAAVKKSAKKKDSGKSSVLLDVKPWDDETDMKKLEEAVRSVEMEGLFWGASKLVAVGYGIKKLQIMLSIVDDLVSVDDLIEERLTVEPINEYVQSCDIVAFNKICK, via the exons ATGGCAGTCACATTCTATGATGTCAACTCGCCGGCTGGCCTGAAGAAACTTGATGATTACCTCCTTACTCGCAGTTACATTACAAG CTACCAAGCTTCAAAGGATGATATTACTGTATATGGAGCTCTTTCAAAGGCTCCATCAGCTGAATACGTTAATGTCTCTCGGTGGTACAACCATATTGATGCGCTCTTGAGGATCTC tGGTGTTTCTGAAGAAGGGTGCGGTGTCACTGTGGAGGGATCTGCTCCCATCACTGAGGAGGCAATTGCAACTCCTCCTATTGGTGACACAAAG GCTGCAGCTgctgaggatgatgatgatgatgatgttgacCTTTTCGGTGAAGAGACTGAAGAGGAGAAGAAGGCTGCGGAAGAACGTGCTGCTGCAGTTAAGAAATCTGCCAAAAAGAAAGACT CTGGCAAGTCATCAGTTCTTTTGGACGTGAAGCCATGGGATGATGAAACTGACATGAAAAAGCTCGAGGAAGCAGTGAGAAGTGTTGAGATGGAAGGGTTGTTTTGGGGAGCat CTAAACTCGTAGCAGTTGGGTATGGTATCAAGAAATTGCAGATAATGCTTAGCATTGTGGATGACTTGGTATCTGTTGACGATCTCATTGAGGAACGTCTTACGGTTGAACCAATTAATGAGTATGTCCAGAGCTGTGACATCGTTGCCTTCAACAAAATATGTAAGTAG
- the LOC132173834 gene encoding elongation factor 1-delta-like isoform X2 encodes MAVTFYDVNSSVGLKKLDDYLLTRSYITSYQASKDDITVYGALSKAPSAEYVNVSRWYNHIDALLRISGVSGEGCGVTVEGSAPITEEAIATPPIGDTKAAAAEDDDDDDVDLFGEETEEEKKAAEERAAAVKKSAKKKDSGKSSVLLDVKPWDDETDMKKLEEAVRSVEMEGLFWGASKLVAVGYGIKKLQIMLSIVDDLVSVDDLIEERLTVEPINEYVQSCDIVAFNKI; translated from the exons ATGGCAGTCACATTCTATGATGTCAACTCGTCGGTTGGCCTGAAGAAACTTGATGATTACCTCCTTACTCGCAGTTACATTACAAG CTACCAAGCTTCGAAGGATGATATTACTGTATATGGAGCTCTGTCAAAGGCTCCATCAGCTGAATACGTTAATGTCTCTCGGTGGTACAACCATATTGATGCGCTCTTGAGGATCTC tGGTGTTTCTGGAGAAGGGTGCGGTGTCACTGTGGAGGGATCTGCTCCCATCACCGAGGAGGCAATTGCAACTCCTCCTATTGGTGACACAAAG GCTGCAGCTgctgaggatgatgatgatgatgatgttgacCTTTTCGGTGAAGAGACTGAAGAGGAGAAGAAGGCTGCGGAAGAACGTGCTGCTGCAGTTAAGAAATCTGCCAAAAAGAAAGACT CTGGCAAGTCATCAGTTCTTTTGGACGTGAAGCCATGGGATGATGAAACTGACATGAAAAAGCTCGAGGAAGCAGTGAGAAGTGTTGAGATGGAAGGGTTGTTTTGGGGAGCat CTAAACTCGTAGCAGTTGGGTATGGTATCAAGAAATTGCAGATAATGCTTAGCATTGTGGATGACTTGGTATCTGTTGACGATCTCATTGAGGAACGTCTTACAGTTGAACCAATTAATGAGTATGTTCAGAGCTGTGACATTGTTGCCTTCAACAAAATAT AA
- the LOC132173833 gene encoding elongation factor 1-delta-like isoform X2, with translation MAVTFYDVNSPAGLKKLDDYLLTRSYITSYQASKDDITVYGALSKAPSAEYVNVSRWYNHIDALLRISGVSEEGCGVTVEGSAPITEEAIATPPIGDTKAAAAEDDDDDDVDLFGEETEEEKKAAEERAAAVKKSAKKKDSGKSSVLLDVKPWDDETDMKKLEEAVRSVEMEGLFWGASKLVAVGYGIKKLQIMLSIVDDLVSVDDLIEERLTVEPINEYVQSCDIVAFNKI, from the exons ATGGCAGTCACATTCTATGATGTCAACTCGCCGGCTGGCCTGAAGAAACTTGATGATTACCTCCTTACTCGCAGTTACATTACAAG CTACCAAGCTTCAAAGGATGATATTACTGTATATGGAGCTCTTTCAAAGGCTCCATCAGCTGAATACGTTAATGTCTCTCGGTGGTACAACCATATTGATGCGCTCTTGAGGATCTC tGGTGTTTCTGAAGAAGGGTGCGGTGTCACTGTGGAGGGATCTGCTCCCATCACTGAGGAGGCAATTGCAACTCCTCCTATTGGTGACACAAAG GCTGCAGCTgctgaggatgatgatgatgatgatgttgacCTTTTCGGTGAAGAGACTGAAGAGGAGAAGAAGGCTGCGGAAGAACGTGCTGCTGCAGTTAAGAAATCTGCCAAAAAGAAAGACT CTGGCAAGTCATCAGTTCTTTTGGACGTGAAGCCATGGGATGATGAAACTGACATGAAAAAGCTCGAGGAAGCAGTGAGAAGTGTTGAGATGGAAGGGTTGTTTTGGGGAGCat CTAAACTCGTAGCAGTTGGGTATGGTATCAAGAAATTGCAGATAATGCTTAGCATTGTGGATGACTTGGTATCTGTTGACGATCTCATTGAGGAACGTCTTACGGTTGAACCAATTAATGAGTATGTCCAGAGCTGTGACATCGTTGCCTTCAACAAAATAT AA
- the LOC132173834 gene encoding elongation factor 1-delta-like isoform X1 → MAVTFYDVNSSVGLKKLDDYLLTRSYITSYQASKDDITVYGALSKAPSAEYVNVSRWYNHIDALLRISGVSGEGCGVTVEGSAPITEEAIATPPIGDTKAAAAEDDDDDDVDLFGEETEEEKKAAEERAAAVKKSAKKKDSGKSSVLLDVKPWDDETDMKKLEEAVRSVEMEGLFWGASKLVAVGYGIKKLQIMLSIVDDLVSVDDLIEERLTVEPINEYVQSCDIVAFNKICK, encoded by the exons ATGGCAGTCACATTCTATGATGTCAACTCGTCGGTTGGCCTGAAGAAACTTGATGATTACCTCCTTACTCGCAGTTACATTACAAG CTACCAAGCTTCGAAGGATGATATTACTGTATATGGAGCTCTGTCAAAGGCTCCATCAGCTGAATACGTTAATGTCTCTCGGTGGTACAACCATATTGATGCGCTCTTGAGGATCTC tGGTGTTTCTGGAGAAGGGTGCGGTGTCACTGTGGAGGGATCTGCTCCCATCACCGAGGAGGCAATTGCAACTCCTCCTATTGGTGACACAAAG GCTGCAGCTgctgaggatgatgatgatgatgatgttgacCTTTTCGGTGAAGAGACTGAAGAGGAGAAGAAGGCTGCGGAAGAACGTGCTGCTGCAGTTAAGAAATCTGCCAAAAAGAAAGACT CTGGCAAGTCATCAGTTCTTTTGGACGTGAAGCCATGGGATGATGAAACTGACATGAAAAAGCTCGAGGAAGCAGTGAGAAGTGTTGAGATGGAAGGGTTGTTTTGGGGAGCat CTAAACTCGTAGCAGTTGGGTATGGTATCAAGAAATTGCAGATAATGCTTAGCATTGTGGATGACTTGGTATCTGTTGACGATCTCATTGAGGAACGTCTTACAGTTGAACCAATTAATGAGTATGTTCAGAGCTGTGACATTGTTGCCTTCAACAAAATATGTAAGTAG